The proteins below come from a single Mya arenaria isolate MELC-2E11 chromosome 6, ASM2691426v1 genomic window:
- the LOC128236927 gene encoding ATP synthase subunit b, mitochondrial-like gives MLSTLVSKTTLVRPLANLRAIVLARPAATSAVASVESGEENKVKEVYENWDDYPKSVREELPLSQKIHYWKKANEIFFGPQRDVKNFPDFETPDTIKESYNFYMIPSRWFTESLYPRLGVSGCYSLVVLSSLFILNKELVDMHEMTERLTTVIAFGFVLTKLGSMYGVALDKKINQRRKEDYEDPLNNALSTYNTQIADITTKIDTTKAIPIVYEAKQETLDLQLESQYRQRIQDVYAAVKNRLDYAAAKEAAERKFEQEIMVNWIVDGVKAAITPQSEKQNFMTCIKNLQALSKTATV, from the exons ATGCTGTCGACACTTGTGTCGAAGACCA caCTGGTCAGACCCCTTGCCAACCTGAG GGCCATTGTCCTTGCAAGACCAGCAGCAACCAGTGCTGTGGCTTCTGTTGAGTCCGGTGAAGAGAATAAAGTGAAAGAG GTTTATGAAAACTGGGATGATTATCCCAAATCAGTTAGGGAAGAGCTGCCTCTTTCTCAGAAGATCCACTACTGGAAAAAAGCCAATGAAATCTTCTTTGGGCCTCAGCGGGATGTGAAAAATTTCCCGGACTTTGAGACTCCTGATACGATTAAGGAGAGCTATAATTTCTACATGATACCTAGCCGATGGTTCACTGAAAGCTTGTATCCTCGTCTTGGAGTATCGG GTTGTTACTCACTGGTGGTCCTGTCGTCGCTGTTCATTCTGAACAAGGAGCTGGTGGACATGCATGAAATGACGGAACGCTTAACTACGGTCATTGCCTTTGGCTTTGTGCTCACCAAACTTGGTTCCATGTATGGTGTTGCCTTAGATAAAAAGATCAAT caACGCCGCAAAGAAGATTATGAGGATCCCTTAAACAATGCTCTGAGCACTTACAACACACAGATCGCCGATATCACCACCAAGATTGACACTACAAAGGCCATCCCTATCGTATACGAGGCTAAACAG GAGACCCTCGACCTACAGCTCGAGTCTCAATACAGACAGAGGATTCAGGACGTTTATGCAGCTGTGAAGAACAGGCTG GACTATGCGGCAGCTAAGGAGGCAGCTGAACGGAAGTTCGAACAGGAGATCATGGTGAACTGGATCGTAGATGGGGTCAAGGCCGCCATTACTCCCCAGTCCGAGAAACAAAACTTCATGACCTGCATCAAGAACCTTCAGGCACTCTCAAAGACCGCAACTGTTTAA